One window of Chamaesiphon minutus PCC 6605 genomic DNA carries:
- a CDS encoding M15 family metallopeptidase, whose translation MKPYRQVPIQECHEPLVAIPLELFAIETPHPYLKCGADYQGRSPYYLRQGVLDRVIQAQIGLQQIHPGWQIQIFDAYRPVEVQQYMVDYTFNQTVAQRKLDLAELSNVQIDRIWQDVYTIWAIPSFDLKTPPPHSTGAAIDITLVDERGNLVDMGSPIDEMSDRSRPEYFANCQDPVDRQYHHHRQLLCQIMTDVGFARHPDEWWHFSIGDQLWAWLRDRDRSESKTLAYYGRA comes from the coding sequence ATGAAACCTTACCGCCAAGTCCCCATTCAAGAATGTCACGAACCATTAGTCGCAATTCCTTTAGAATTATTTGCGATCGAAACACCGCATCCATATCTAAAATGTGGGGCAGATTATCAGGGTCGATCGCCTTATTATCTCCGACAAGGGGTACTCGATCGAGTTATTCAAGCCCAAATCGGATTGCAGCAAATACATCCCGGTTGGCAAATCCAAATTTTTGATGCTTATCGTCCGGTGGAGGTACAGCAGTATATGGTGGATTATACTTTCAATCAAACAGTGGCGCAGCGAAAGTTAGATTTAGCAGAACTTTCTAATGTGCAGATCGATCGCATTTGGCAGGATGTATATACAATTTGGGCGATTCCTAGCTTCGATCTCAAGACACCCCCACCACACAGCACCGGAGCGGCGATCGATATTACCCTCGTCGATGAGCGTGGTAATCTAGTAGATATGGGTTCCCCAATCGATGAAATGTCCGATCGATCGCGTCCCGAATATTTTGCTAACTGTCAAGATCCAGTCGATCGACAATATCACCATCACCGCCAACTCTTATGTCAAATTATGACTGATGTGGGATTTGCGCGTCATCCAGACGAATGGTGGCATTTTTCGATCGGCGATCAGCTTTGGGCGTGGTTGCGCGATCGCGATCGCTCTGAGTCAAAGACCTTAGCTTACTATGGTAGGGCATGA
- a CDS encoding DUF3110 domain-containing protein yields the protein MSVFVLLFNARTDNEGIYSTQVGERNVILMFEQEDDAVRYADQLEAEDFPKPTVEGIDPEEIEEFCQDSDYDCILVTAEMLVTPPSQHIEETDWQPEGRKQSQPEDDEIDLDAMRQRLERLL from the coding sequence ATGAGTGTTTTTGTCTTATTATTTAATGCGCGAACTGATAACGAGGGGATCTATTCAACTCAGGTTGGCGAGCGTAATGTCATTTTAATGTTCGAGCAAGAGGATGATGCCGTGCGTTATGCCGATCAGTTGGAAGCGGAAGATTTCCCTAAGCCGACAGTCGAAGGCATCGATCCTGAAGAAATTGAAGAATTTTGTCAAGATTCCGACTATGACTGCATCCTGGTAACTGCGGAAATGTTGGTAACGCCACCTTCTCAGCATATTGAAGAGACAGATTGGCAACCAGAAGGGCGCAAGCAATCTCAACCAGAAGATGACGAAATCGATCTCGATGCCATGCGCCAGCGTCTAGAGCGACTACTGTAG